In a single window of the Verrucomicrobiota bacterium genome:
- a CDS encoding amidohydrolase family protein — protein MNDLSGKIEDCVVLLGQELSPVLCSSFEYENGSISSISVTGEAPTPIGSRSVIVPGFVNGHTHVGDCFLADAATKLTLAEGFFRPDGFKYRSLAAVAAKKHSQAIENFLTGMAASGTIGHIDFREQGSVGCTRLREASDRTGVRSVILSQFDQLPFTQKELEENVSSLPKESVNELKEFLTLSDGFSESTMNDLTDTAWKEINEICVQAGKRKAIHCLEDGTYRSTSWERTGEGDLTRAIQSLDPDLIVHLTVATEEEINEIAEAGIPAVVNPRANATLGLSLPPVARLLDAGIPVLLGTDNGMLNGPSLLPELDFTYKLVRSQTGNENLVDPAVVLKMVTTNPGRTCWGNWFPGSLEVGNTASFVEFDFSSPLLSTSHHAIASVVTRCQPGDIIQTVRDGQVIHYRRS, from the coding sequence ATGAACGACCTATCCGGAAAAATTGAAGATTGCGTCGTGTTGCTTGGCCAAGAGCTATCTCCTGTCCTGTGCTCGTCATTTGAATACGAGAATGGCTCGATTTCATCGATCTCGGTCACCGGAGAGGCTCCCACACCGATCGGTAGCCGATCAGTCATCGTTCCGGGTTTTGTCAATGGTCACACCCACGTGGGCGATTGTTTCCTTGCTGACGCGGCTACCAAACTGACTCTCGCAGAAGGGTTCTTCCGGCCTGATGGCTTCAAGTATCGCTCGCTTGCCGCAGTTGCCGCAAAGAAGCATTCCCAAGCAATCGAGAATTTTCTTACCGGCATGGCAGCGTCGGGAACGATTGGGCATATTGATTTCCGAGAACAGGGATCAGTGGGCTGCACCCGTCTTCGTGAGGCATCCGATAGAACGGGTGTTCGGTCAGTAATTCTGAGCCAGTTCGATCAGTTGCCTTTCACCCAAAAAGAATTGGAAGAGAATGTATCTTCTCTCCCCAAAGAGTCAGTCAATGAGCTCAAGGAATTCCTCACTCTGTCCGATGGGTTCTCAGAAAGCACCATGAACGATCTTACCGACACTGCATGGAAGGAGATCAATGAGATTTGTGTTCAGGCAGGAAAGAGAAAAGCCATCCATTGTCTCGAAGACGGAACTTATCGAAGCACTAGTTGGGAAAGGACGGGTGAGGGTGATCTGACCAGAGCAATCCAGTCACTGGATCCTGATCTGATCGTCCATTTGACCGTAGCCACTGAAGAAGAAATCAACGAGATCGCTGAGGCAGGTATTCCCGCGGTCGTCAATCCGCGGGCCAACGCGACCCTCGGGCTGTCACTGCCCCCGGTAGCTCGACTTCTCGATGCGGGCATTCCGGTCCTTTTAGGGACTGACAACGGAATGCTCAATGGTCCCAGTCTCCTTCCCGAACTCGACTTCACCTACAAACTCGTCCGATCACAAACTGGAAACGAGAACTTGGTAGACCCTGCCGTGGTCCTCAAAATGGTAACTACCAACCCAGGCAGAACTTGCTGGGGCAACTGGTTTCCCGGAAGCCTCGAGGTAGGGAATACCGCTTCTTTTGTTGAATTCGACTTCTCTTCACCTCTTCTTTCCACTTCACACCACGCGATTGCTTCGGTCGTCACCCGCTGCCAGCCGGGCGATATTATCCAAACAGTCAGGGACGGGCAAGTAATTCATTATCGCCGTTCATGA
- a CDS encoding creatininase family protein, translated as MTQENTRSQRFLVSMTPKMIREAARNSKALIILPTGAIEQHGPHLPVGVDSLLGTSFVSRLIAGLNEDEPVWFAPPIWIGKSNEHDGYPGTLSLSGDSFRAQVLSTAEQVKQMGFSRIALLNTHGGNQPVLQTTVLEIETSFGIKASILDSHPITDLDPREEQFGIHAGQYETSLMLAICPDMVEMDKADCYWMDDRFPKGSFAAENHFATFAWKIADFTPSGTLGDATLASASDGERWVTGVIDVLLKQIREKVSG; from the coding sequence ATGACTCAAGAGAACACACGTTCCCAGCGGTTTTTGGTTTCGATGACGCCAAAAATGATTCGGGAGGCAGCCCGGAATTCAAAAGCACTCATCATTCTTCCCACAGGTGCCATCGAGCAACATGGCCCACACCTTCCAGTTGGAGTGGATTCCCTTCTGGGCACTTCCTTCGTTTCCAGACTAATCGCAGGTCTTAATGAGGATGAGCCCGTCTGGTTTGCACCTCCCATTTGGATAGGAAAAAGCAACGAACACGACGGTTACCCGGGAACCCTGAGCCTTTCAGGCGATTCATTTCGCGCACAGGTGCTTTCGACCGCCGAACAAGTCAAGCAGATGGGATTCTCCCGAATCGCCCTTTTGAATACGCACGGTGGGAATCAGCCTGTGCTACAAACGACCGTGTTAGAAATTGAAACCTCCTTTGGAATCAAGGCATCCATTCTCGATTCGCATCCGATTACCGATCTTGATCCCAGGGAAGAACAGTTCGGTATCCACGCAGGACAATATGAAACCTCTCTCATGCTCGCCATTTGTCCGGATATGGTCGAAATGGACAAGGCGGACTGCTATTGGATGGACGACCGGTTTCCAAAAGGCTCTTTCGCCGCGGAGAACCATTTCGCCACTTTCGCTTGGAAAATCGCTGATTTTACCCCGAGCGGCACTCTCGGGGACGCGACTCTCGCATCAGCTTCAGATGGAGAAAGATGGGTAACCGGGGTCATTGACGTGCTCCTGAAGCAGATCCGAGAAAAAGTTAGCGGATGA
- a CDS encoding acetamidase/formamidase family protein, with the protein MDFFLDRSEVVNRWNRDYPARLTIKSGDTVSFEMRDSSDGQVSPDMTASDFGKIDKSRIHALTGPVCVEGAEPGDRLVLEILDYQHEGWGWSGLVDGLGLLADDFSGSFLHTWRFEGNETRSMPGLTIPLRPFCGIIGVQPEEKGEFRTRPPGKFGGNLDVRHLVAGSRLHLPVQIPGAGLCAGDAHAAQGDGEVCLNGMEAPMTVRMKVELQKDRPLPGPYLECPGELEPPEFAEHGYHVFIESDPDPREASKRVVRRAIDYLVKRLGLSREQAYITCSAVIRLKISQLVNEPTMTISGYFPEAVFDERSTVTP; encoded by the coding sequence ATGGATTTCTTTCTCGACCGATCAGAAGTCGTCAATCGATGGAATCGGGACTACCCGGCTCGGCTGACGATCAAGTCCGGCGACACAGTTAGTTTCGAAATGCGTGACTCTAGCGACGGTCAGGTTTCGCCGGATATGACAGCCTCTGATTTCGGAAAAATCGATAAATCCCGTATCCATGCACTTACCGGACCCGTTTGTGTAGAAGGTGCTGAACCGGGGGATCGATTGGTTCTGGAAATTCTTGACTACCAGCACGAGGGTTGGGGCTGGAGTGGTCTTGTGGATGGGCTCGGGTTATTGGCGGACGACTTTTCGGGATCATTCTTGCATACTTGGCGTTTTGAGGGGAATGAAACGAGATCGATGCCTGGGCTGACGATCCCTCTTCGTCCGTTTTGTGGAATTATCGGAGTTCAGCCCGAGGAAAAAGGGGAATTCCGCACGCGACCACCCGGCAAATTTGGAGGAAATCTTGACGTAAGGCATTTAGTTGCGGGGAGTCGTCTTCACCTTCCGGTCCAAATCCCTGGTGCCGGTCTTTGTGCAGGGGATGCTCATGCAGCCCAAGGAGACGGAGAGGTATGCCTAAACGGGATGGAGGCACCCATGACGGTGCGGATGAAGGTAGAGTTGCAAAAGGATCGTCCTCTCCCGGGACCCTACCTCGAATGTCCGGGTGAGCTGGAGCCTCCTGAGTTTGCCGAACATGGATACCATGTGTTCATCGAGTCTGACCCTGATCCACGTGAGGCAAGCAAGCGGGTAGTCAGACGCGCAATTGACTACCTCGTTAAACGTTTGGGTTTGTCGCGGGAGCAGGCGTATATCACTTGCAGTGCAGTAATCCGTCTAAAGATCAGTCAATTGGTCAACGAGCCTACGATGACGATCTCAGGGTACTTTCCCGAAGCGGTTTTCGACGAACGTTCTACAGTGACGCCATGA
- a CDS encoding DUF3891 family protein, whose amino-acid sequence MIRIEERDSWLLLEHDKHAALAGEFARHWKNERFLPPEPFVHVLDAVSRHDDSWKEVDANPNLTPEGNPSAFSSELVGTYDAFEEIDLEDYLSVRGRATEKAAQRDSYAAVLISMHTVNLLTEQADLSQLNEEESRIHGDFIAGQLSRQKELVEGLRETGFPEAALAEESFRLGFEFLQGCDSLSLLVGVDFSSPSQLRHAQRTRDGRKTEIGFEPKGKGIFQLDPYPFDEEGLAFCIPYARVPKEATGSLGDFRRAYQSAERVSKEIFFFPKPS is encoded by the coding sequence ATGATTCGTATCGAAGAGAGAGACTCCTGGCTCTTGCTCGAGCATGACAAGCATGCTGCGTTGGCGGGGGAATTTGCGCGGCATTGGAAGAATGAGCGATTTCTTCCTCCGGAACCTTTCGTTCACGTGTTGGACGCTGTCTCCCGGCATGACGACAGTTGGAAAGAGGTGGATGCAAATCCCAACCTGACCCCTGAGGGAAACCCGTCGGCTTTTTCGAGCGAGCTGGTGGGAACTTATGACGCCTTTGAGGAGATCGATTTGGAGGACTACCTGTCGGTACGTGGAAGGGCTACGGAAAAGGCAGCCCAACGAGATTCCTATGCTGCGGTCTTAATTTCCATGCACACGGTGAATCTGTTGACCGAACAGGCTGATTTGAGTCAGCTCAACGAAGAGGAAAGCCGAATTCACGGCGATTTTATTGCCGGACAACTTTCGCGTCAGAAAGAGTTGGTGGAAGGTCTGCGGGAAACCGGTTTTCCAGAGGCGGCTCTCGCGGAGGAATCTTTTCGGTTGGGCTTCGAGTTTCTTCAGGGCTGCGATAGCTTATCCCTTTTGGTAGGCGTCGATTTCTCTTCTCCCTCTCAATTGCGGCATGCCCAGCGAACCCGCGACGGACGGAAGACCGAGATAGGTTTCGAGCCGAAAGGGAAGGGAATCTTTCAACTGGATCCTTACCCATTTGACGAAGAGGGCCTTGCGTTCTGTATTCCTTATGCACGTGTTCCTAAAGAGGCCACCGGAAGTCTGGGAGACTTTCGCAGGGCTTATCAATCTGCAGAAAGAGTATCTAAGGAGATCTTCTTTTTCCCGAAGCCATCATGA
- a CDS encoding bile acid:sodium symporter family protein, with amino-acid sequence MKQLLTANSFVVGIAVAILLAALAPEFGSESGILPVPLLKAVGIFFIFFLQGVLLPLGELKKGLTDWKLHLCVQTTTFLFFPVVVSAALAAFSSQFAQPDLRLGFLYLSFLPTTIASAIALTTTSNGNVSGALFNTTLSNVGGIFLVPFLCLGFLGLSGTFQQIEVGPILIGILLKIILPLLLGQGCRWFLKGWAERHKVGIRRFNNTVILFIVYAAFCQSFTEDVWTTIEGPVLLLTFIGALVLLAVASFYVWFLSGLIRLDPPTRVAAFFCGSQKTLAVGLPLSVMIFGQDGLHADLSLLMVPLLVYHPAQLVLGGWLSPRLAKYAEKSVG; translated from the coding sequence ATGAAGCAGTTGCTTACTGCCAATTCCTTTGTGGTTGGAATCGCAGTTGCCATTCTTCTTGCCGCGCTAGCTCCTGAATTCGGTTCCGAGTCTGGTATTCTTCCAGTTCCTCTGCTTAAGGCAGTAGGGATCTTTTTTATTTTTTTTCTTCAGGGAGTTTTGCTTCCACTCGGCGAGCTGAAAAAGGGCCTTACAGACTGGAAGCTACATCTCTGCGTTCAGACGACTACGTTTCTCTTTTTTCCGGTCGTTGTTTCTGCAGCGTTAGCCGCATTCTCGAGCCAATTTGCCCAACCAGATCTCCGTCTGGGTTTTTTATACCTCTCGTTCCTTCCTACGACCATTGCGTCGGCAATAGCGCTAACGACAACGTCGAACGGCAACGTAAGTGGAGCTCTTTTCAACACTACCCTCTCCAACGTGGGTGGCATATTTCTCGTGCCTTTTCTTTGCCTGGGCTTTCTTGGCTTGAGTGGGACCTTCCAGCAAATTGAGGTCGGTCCAATTCTTATCGGAATACTCCTAAAGATTATCCTTCCGTTACTTTTAGGCCAGGGATGCCGCTGGTTCTTGAAAGGTTGGGCCGAAAGGCACAAAGTCGGGATTCGACGATTCAACAATACCGTAATCCTCTTCATCGTTTATGCTGCCTTTTGCCAGAGCTTTACTGAGGACGTTTGGACTACTATCGAGGGACCTGTGCTATTGCTCACCTTTATTGGGGCACTAGTCCTTCTCGCGGTTGCTTCCTTTTACGTCTGGTTCCTTTCAGGCCTAATCCGCCTCGATCCGCCTACCCGAGTCGCAGCTTTCTTTTGCGGGAGCCAGAAGACCCTCGCTGTGGGTCTACCACTCTCGGTAATGATTTTCGGCCAAGACGGCCTCCACGCCGACTTAAGCCTACTGATGGTCCCTCTCCTCGTGTATCACCCTGCCCAGCTCGTGCTAGGAGGATGGCTCAGCCCTCGCCTTGCAAAGTATGCGGAGAAGTCAGTTGGATAA
- a CDS encoding GTP cyclohydrolase, which produces MSAPTDVKDAPKKTEVKKTIDLNNLPEWLRDYSYNASTLEKGNFSDHPVHGTTVYLAYTAVPTRFGDFRACIFQDIIHKGYIIALTYGDVENADLLYTRMHSSCVTSETLGGCDCDCVQQLEGAMEKIAKSGDGVLFYLLQEGRGVGYSAKARDRMLVQASGDTLSTFDAYRLLGLKKDYRQYLNIADIVHILGIDAEWVILTNNPDKVAAMERNGLTVARTETIEFEPGPFNLFYLKSKKESGHELSRPNEIPLADIKLPEPVVPFKPKRLTEAERFIYMASYLLPVRPIDDEIVVSYEAVRSMLGDSAIEEYTTGIHPLIKEFESLRGNRLMLKIDPETMKRANESAEGNPLQGLLFEPYWFRVHVYYDIVTGDDFVVLTHGKPKPYESPIVRIQSESILNRFPVKVDDNKAKYNRAIQHIVRYGSGAVVLVYQDGRGAGFGAFAVDRMLMEQNRSRGTRDSYEKLGIPFDQRDYEVAFQVLKSHLPSLNIQMVMNSPNSLVQKNEYAQALHRSGLNVVNWIFLESEG; this is translated from the coding sequence ATGAGCGCTCCAACAGATGTGAAAGACGCCCCGAAAAAAACTGAAGTAAAGAAGACGATTGATCTCAATAATCTGCCCGAGTGGCTACGCGACTATTCCTATAACGCCTCAACTTTAGAAAAGGGAAATTTCTCCGATCACCCGGTCCACGGAACAACAGTTTATTTGGCCTACACTGCGGTTCCAACTAGGTTCGGTGATTTCCGAGCCTGCATTTTTCAGGACATTATTCACAAAGGCTACATCATTGCGCTCACCTATGGAGACGTTGAAAATGCGGATCTTCTTTACACCCGCATGCATTCCAGTTGCGTCACCAGCGAAACCCTGGGCGGATGCGACTGCGACTGTGTTCAGCAGTTGGAAGGAGCAATGGAGAAGATTGCGAAAAGCGGAGATGGAGTCCTCTTTTATCTTCTACAGGAAGGAAGAGGGGTTGGCTACTCAGCCAAAGCGCGTGATCGAATGCTGGTTCAGGCGAGTGGTGACACCCTCTCGACATTCGATGCCTACCGACTCCTTGGTCTGAAAAAAGACTACCGGCAGTATCTCAACATTGCGGATATCGTGCACATACTCGGAATTGATGCAGAATGGGTAATCCTGACCAACAATCCGGACAAAGTCGCAGCGATGGAGAGGAACGGTCTCACCGTTGCCCGAACAGAGACCATCGAGTTCGAACCGGGACCGTTCAACTTATTCTACCTGAAGTCGAAAAAAGAATCGGGACACGAGCTATCGCGTCCCAACGAAATACCACTTGCCGACATCAAGCTTCCCGAACCAGTAGTACCATTCAAACCGAAGCGGCTGACGGAGGCTGAGCGTTTTATTTATATGGCAAGCTATCTCCTTCCAGTGCGCCCTATTGACGACGAGATTGTGGTTTCGTACGAGGCAGTCCGGAGCATGCTAGGCGACTCTGCGATTGAAGAATACACGACGGGTATCCATCCGCTGATCAAGGAGTTTGAGTCTCTGCGGGGAAATCGGCTCATGCTGAAGATAGACCCTGAGACCATGAAAAGAGCCAATGAAAGTGCGGAGGGTAATCCTCTCCAGGGCCTTCTCTTTGAACCGTATTGGTTTCGCGTTCACGTTTACTACGACATCGTGACGGGTGATGACTTTGTGGTGCTTACTCATGGCAAACCGAAACCCTACGAAAGCCCAATTGTCCGAATTCAAAGCGAATCCATTCTCAATCGATTCCCGGTCAAAGTGGATGACAACAAAGCCAAATACAATCGGGCCATCCAGCACATTGTTCGCTATGGTAGTGGCGCAGTAGTCTTGGTATACCAGGACGGCAGAGGAGCAGGATTCGGAGCTTTTGCAGTGGATAGAATGCTAATGGAGCAAAACCGGAGCAGGGGAACCAGAGACTCCTATGAAAAACTTGGAATTCCCTTTGACCAACGCGACTATGAAGTGGCGTTTCAGGTTTTAAAGAGTCACCTCCCGAGCCTAAACATTCAGATGGTTATGAATTCCCCAAATAGTTTGGTGCAGAAGAATGAATACGCCCAAGCCCTTCACAGGAGTGGACTCAATGTGGTGAATTGGATCTTCCTGGAATCAGAAGGCTGA
- a CDS encoding RidA family protein — protein MTGAETRLIELGLSLPEPPKPGGNYLPFRKDGNLVFLAGVISCSPTAGEFIGQVGEDLSLEDGYEAARVCALNALAVMKTITGSLEDVEQILYVGGYVNAIPAYGKSPSVVNGASDLFVAVFGDLGRHARAAVAVAGLPMNAAVEIQVNFKLRDGS, from the coding sequence ATGACTGGTGCGGAAACACGATTGATTGAGTTGGGCCTCTCTCTTCCCGAGCCTCCGAAGCCCGGAGGAAACTACCTCCCGTTTCGTAAGGATGGAAATCTCGTTTTTCTAGCAGGTGTCATTAGCTGCTCTCCGACCGCAGGCGAGTTTATCGGGCAAGTGGGCGAAGACTTATCTTTGGAGGATGGTTATGAGGCAGCACGGGTTTGTGCACTCAACGCTTTGGCGGTGATGAAGACGATTACGGGATCTTTGGAAGACGTAGAGCAAATTCTTTACGTCGGCGGCTATGTGAACGCGATTCCTGCATATGGGAAGAGCCCTTCCGTGGTGAACGGAGCGTCCGATCTCTTTGTCGCCGTTTTCGGTGATTTGGGAAGGCATGCCCGTGCCGCCGTTGCCGTCGCAGGTCTACCGATGAATGCCGCGGTGGAGATTCAGGTGAACTTCAAGCTTCGGGATGGGTCTTAA
- a CDS encoding fumarylacetoacetate hydrolase family protein: MRVFRVALESGDETYATSREGDFYRCEGDLTTGFVGTDEEIQVASVLAPIALGSTLFAIGLNYREHAMEMNQPLPDFPVVTMKSPSAVIGTGEPILLPRALRSEQVDFEAELAIVIGKRCKNASVKEALSYVAGFTVANDVSARDWQKIYSGGQWCKGKGFDTFCPLGPLLVTPDSIGDPNNLHISSRLNGETFQDSSTSDLIFPVEDLIVFLSGSTTLLPGTVILTGTPPGVGTARNPPRFLKPGDTVEIEIEGIGVLRNPVEEENI, translated from the coding sequence ATGAGAGTGTTTCGGGTGGCCTTGGAATCCGGTGATGAAACCTACGCGACTTCCCGAGAGGGAGACTTTTACCGCTGTGAAGGAGATCTTACTACTGGTTTCGTTGGGACCGATGAGGAGATCCAAGTTGCCTCGGTTCTGGCTCCGATCGCCCTCGGTTCCACTCTTTTCGCTATTGGATTGAACTATCGCGAGCACGCCATGGAGATGAACCAGCCACTCCCTGACTTCCCGGTAGTTACAATGAAGTCCCCCTCTGCAGTCATTGGTACTGGAGAACCGATTCTCCTTCCTCGGGCGCTGCGTAGCGAACAGGTAGATTTTGAAGCGGAACTCGCCATCGTAATCGGCAAGAGGTGTAAAAATGCTTCCGTTAAAGAGGCATTGTCCTACGTCGCAGGATTTACTGTTGCGAACGACGTGAGTGCACGAGATTGGCAGAAGATTTACAGTGGTGGCCAGTGGTGCAAAGGAAAGGGGTTTGATACGTTCTGCCCTCTTGGACCTTTACTGGTCACTCCAGACAGCATTGGAGACCCGAATAACCTTCACATTAGCTCCCGCCTCAACGGCGAAACTTTTCAGGACTCTTCGACAAGCGATCTAATTTTTCCCGTCGAAGACCTGATCGTTTTTCTCAGCGGAAGCACCACTCTTTTACCAGGAACCGTCATTTTGACGGGCACCCCGCCGGGTGTTGGAACCGCCCGAAATCCGCCTCGCTTTCTGAAACCCGGTGATACTGTGGAGATCGAAATCGAAGGAATCGGAGTTCTCAGGAATCCAGTCGAAGAAGAGAACATCTAG
- a CDS encoding amidase family protein has product MKNTVKTHVKEDTPSVSAFYEQVNTFSAGLKRAVFSELTPTESTVAEHEVSKSTNKPLAGMTCLIKDNFDVAGFPTRASSLFLEEVRPSPHRDGPFVQKIRETGLTILGKTQMNEFAYGLDGANPHYGDCPHPFEPDFVSGGSSSGSAWAVAKQLVNVGFGTDTGGSIRVPSAFCGLFGLRLPPNPWAHEGCIPLAPSLDTVGWMTHNLVDLISVSEALLDLDLSEQETILRGLQIEFPEIPVPTSAKTKISSPTIHRDNLPDLFAPIVSQSFSIVQSLEAYEVHKGWIERYRAQYDPSVLAKILRALSWSSGEIQKAHLVQERVKRAFSELFEKFDFVFLPVTPGDVPRKRMSPRDRERLLQLTSPASLAGLSAITLPFRSKENPYCALQCLLPPDRWKRVLPSLFQAMISQEQS; this is encoded by the coding sequence GTGAAGAACACTGTCAAGACTCACGTAAAGGAAGATACCCCGTCAGTTTCAGCCTTTTACGAACAAGTAAACACGTTCTCGGCAGGACTAAAAAGGGCGGTATTTTCCGAGTTAACTCCAACGGAGTCTACCGTTGCTGAACATGAGGTTTCAAAGTCTACAAACAAGCCACTCGCGGGAATGACTTGCCTCATTAAAGACAATTTCGACGTCGCAGGATTTCCCACCCGCGCGTCATCCCTCTTTCTCGAGGAGGTGCGGCCATCTCCTCATCGTGATGGACCGTTCGTCCAGAAAATCCGGGAAACAGGACTTACTATTCTCGGCAAAACCCAAATGAACGAATTTGCTTACGGCTTGGACGGAGCGAATCCTCATTACGGAGATTGCCCACATCCGTTCGAACCCGACTTCGTCTCGGGCGGATCCAGTAGCGGCAGTGCTTGGGCAGTGGCAAAACAATTGGTGAACGTTGGATTCGGCACGGATACAGGAGGATCCATTCGCGTACCCTCCGCCTTCTGTGGACTTTTTGGCCTGCGCCTTCCGCCTAACCCATGGGCCCACGAAGGTTGCATACCTCTTGCCCCTTCACTCGATACCGTTGGATGGATGACACACAACTTGGTGGACCTCATCTCAGTCTCAGAAGCCCTACTGGACCTTGACCTTTCCGAACAGGAAACGATCCTCCGAGGTCTTCAGATCGAGTTTCCCGAGATACCTGTTCCGACCTCTGCAAAAACCAAAATCTCAAGCCCAACGATCCACCGCGATAATCTACCTGACTTGTTTGCACCGATTGTTTCCCAATCATTTTCAATTGTTCAGAGTCTAGAGGCTTACGAAGTCCACAAGGGTTGGATCGAGAGATATCGCGCCCAATACGACCCATCTGTTCTTGCAAAGATATTAAGAGCCCTGTCTTGGAGTTCCGGAGAAATTCAGAAAGCCCATCTAGTTCAGGAAAGAGTCAAAAGGGCCTTTTCTGAGCTATTCGAGAAGTTCGATTTTGTCTTCCTACCGGTCACTCCGGGCGACGTTCCCCGCAAGAGGATGTCGCCTAGGGATCGTGAGCGACTGCTTCAATTAACGTCGCCAGCCAGCCTCGCTGGATTATCTGCGATCACCCTACCCTTTCGCTCTAAGGAAAACCCTTACTGCGCGCTCCAGTGCTTGCTTCCACCAGACCGATGGAAAAGAGTCCTGCCTTCCCTTTTTCAGGCAATGATCTCTCAGGAACAATCATGA